One stretch of Roseimicrobium sp. ORNL1 DNA includes these proteins:
- a CDS encoding transglycosylase domain-containing protein, with translation MPEPEVNPIARQLGGTVPPSKRGKGNVVKRRVPIYRRKWFAILAIICLVSGVTVMGVVMAFLAPLRAQAETFNLDDLHKIEKASLIYDRRGDELGRIYVLNRTPIKFEQVPLKFIDALTAQEDERFFRHKGVDMWGVARAMWLNYKAGEETQGASTITQQLARNAFKLKDLEKSGDKNSRYTRKIVEWFIAERIEEKYTKSEILEMYLNRIFFGRNLYGIQAAAQGYFGKDAKDLTLEESALICGIIKSPNNLEPLRYPERAKKARDHVLDRMREEGFLSKTEAEQYKVIPVVTNPPDNVTRLSHVTEEIRQQAIDIIGEEAAQSGGFHIYATVDARLQRAMEASVRQRLSEVEQRPGYTHQTYALYHEIKGEVKKRIAAKQIPANTPMPAPQYLQASALVIDNHDGSVLAMVGGRDFLDSMFNRAMQSRRPTGTAFMPFVYAAAFEKPQYYPPALMKDQPINNRLVMIGGFDGKLGEWGTEQEETVYGDTISLRESLVQSRTAATARLGLEIGLPAVKDLVTRAGIKSPVRDYPSSFLGASEAKLDELVLAYSAFPNKGKRPKELTMIHRITDDKGKVIYQIKEDDEPLVQVMDEIAAYQTHSCLVEALDRGTGRPARAEFGLKEFPAAGKTGTGYEFKDLWYLGYTSSVTCGVWCGFDQQKPIYEGAFSNRIALPIWSDIMNASAKDYKTEEIAPPQEAQMVEICNKSGLRAVDSCYEKVPDTVNGGMKAVRCTHREVMRPGSNFETYCNVHRGGGAAGVGPVIGMMEPAQDTIPLNPAAMNVPSVRMKGLTVIGNDPYNAIIPVPRAEPVDESGEVVPRAVPVMEEDNQPQSPIKLAPPPPLKLD, from the coding sequence ATGCCTGAGCCTGAAGTGAACCCCATTGCCCGCCAGTTGGGTGGAACGGTGCCCCCGTCGAAACGTGGCAAAGGAAATGTCGTCAAGCGCAGGGTGCCCATCTACCGGCGCAAGTGGTTCGCCATCCTGGCCATCATCTGCCTCGTCTCCGGCGTCACGGTCATGGGCGTGGTCATGGCGTTTCTCGCACCCCTGCGCGCGCAGGCGGAGACGTTTAACCTGGATGACCTGCACAAGATTGAAAAAGCCAGCCTCATCTATGACCGGCGCGGCGATGAACTGGGCCGCATCTATGTGCTGAACCGCACCCCGATCAAATTCGAGCAGGTGCCGCTGAAGTTTATCGATGCGCTTACGGCTCAGGAAGACGAGCGTTTCTTCCGCCACAAAGGCGTGGACATGTGGGGCGTGGCGCGCGCCATGTGGCTGAATTACAAGGCCGGCGAGGAAACCCAGGGTGCAAGTACCATCACCCAGCAGCTCGCGAGAAATGCTTTCAAGCTCAAGGATCTTGAGAAGAGCGGCGACAAGAACTCGCGATACACCCGCAAGATTGTGGAGTGGTTCATCGCGGAGCGCATCGAGGAAAAATACACAAAATCCGAGATCCTCGAAATGTACCTGAACCGAATCTTCTTCGGTCGGAACTTGTACGGCATCCAGGCAGCGGCACAGGGATACTTCGGCAAGGACGCGAAGGATCTCACCTTGGAAGAGAGCGCGCTGATCTGCGGCATCATCAAGAGTCCTAACAATCTCGAACCCCTGCGCTATCCCGAGCGCGCGAAGAAGGCCCGCGACCACGTGTTGGATCGCATGCGCGAGGAAGGTTTCCTTTCCAAGACTGAAGCAGAGCAGTACAAGGTCATCCCGGTGGTGACGAATCCCCCGGACAATGTCACCCGCCTGAGTCACGTGACGGAAGAGATCCGCCAGCAGGCAATCGACATCATTGGCGAGGAAGCGGCACAGTCAGGTGGCTTCCACATCTACGCCACGGTGGATGCGCGTCTGCAGCGCGCCATGGAGGCATCGGTGCGCCAGCGCCTGTCCGAGGTGGAGCAGCGCCCCGGCTACACACACCAGACGTATGCGCTGTACCATGAGATCAAGGGCGAGGTGAAGAAGCGCATCGCCGCGAAGCAGATCCCCGCAAACACACCCATGCCTGCCCCGCAGTATCTCCAGGCATCGGCACTGGTGATCGACAACCATGACGGCTCCGTGCTGGCGATGGTGGGTGGACGTGATTTCCTGGACAGCATGTTCAACCGTGCGATGCAGTCGCGCCGTCCCACGGGCACTGCGTTCATGCCATTTGTTTACGCTGCGGCGTTTGAGAAGCCGCAGTACTACCCGCCGGCGTTGATGAAAGACCAGCCCATCAACAACCGCCTTGTGATGATCGGCGGCTTCGATGGCAAGCTCGGTGAATGGGGCACGGAACAGGAAGAGACAGTCTATGGCGACACCATTTCCCTGCGTGAGTCTCTGGTGCAGAGCCGCACGGCTGCCACAGCGCGGCTGGGTCTGGAAATCGGTCTGCCTGCGGTGAAGGATTTGGTGACTCGCGCGGGCATCAAGTCACCGGTGCGCGACTATCCCAGCAGCTTCCTCGGAGCGAGCGAAGCGAAGCTGGATGAGCTGGTGCTCGCCTACAGCGCCTTCCCCAACAAGGGCAAGCGTCCCAAGGAGCTGACGATGATCCACCGCATCACGGACGACAAGGGCAAGGTCATCTACCAGATCAAAGAAGACGATGAACCCCTGGTGCAGGTGATGGATGAGATTGCGGCCTACCAGACGCACTCCTGCCTCGTGGAAGCACTCGATCGTGGCACGGGCCGGCCGGCGCGCGCCGAGTTTGGTCTCAAGGAGTTCCCTGCTGCCGGCAAGACGGGCACGGGTTACGAGTTCAAGGACCTGTGGTACCTCGGTTACACCAGCTCGGTGACGTGCGGTGTCTGGTGTGGGTTTGATCAGCAGAAGCCCATCTACGAGGGTGCTTTCAGCAACCGCATCGCGCTTCCGATCTGGTCGGACATCATGAATGCTTCTGCGAAGGATTATAAGACAGAAGAAATCGCCCCGCCCCAGGAGGCGCAAATGGTGGAGATCTGCAACAAGAGCGGGCTGCGGGCGGTGGACTCTTGCTATGAAAAGGTTCCGGATACGGTGAATGGCGGCATGAAGGCGGTGCGCTGCACCCATCGCGAAGTGATGCGCCCCGGCTCGAACTTTGAGACCTACTGCAACGTGCATCGCGGCGGCGGTGCCGCAGGTGTGGGCCCGGTCATCGGGATGATGGAACCGGCCCAAGACACGATACCGCTCAATCCCGCAGCGATGAATGTGCCCTCCGTACGAATGAAGGGACTCACCGTGATTGGGAATGATCCGTACAATGCCATCATCCCCGTGCCCCGTGCTGAGCCGGTGGATGAAAGCGGCGAGGTGGTCCCC
- a CDS encoding SAM-dependent methyltransferase, with product MRIALYEPGVGYYRQGVRCIGREGDFFTSVSAGPLFGRLLAEQARQVWVSMGRPAEFTLIEQGAHDGTLARDILVGCRELDAALAEAVRYVIVEPDAKLQEAQRKTLASEPRIFWAADHAGIPSSPAALFLCNELLDAFPVHRVRWTGTEWRELWVGLAAGTSDLDFVEGALSDPRLATATSGLGTEFPVGYTTDICLDADAWVESLSTAPFDGAVLLLDYGRSAAEYFAPERMDGTLRRYYQHRTDGKVLEDLGDADLTADVNFTCVVQVAEKIGLNLALFIEQGRFLTKLFADTLSSRPMSMDTNSKRQFQTLTHPGLLGRNFHALLLAKGTPASHFSSASEQEAARRRLGM from the coding sequence ATGCGGATTGCACTGTATGAGCCGGGAGTGGGATACTATCGCCAGGGAGTCCGCTGTATCGGACGGGAGGGGGATTTCTTCACCAGCGTCAGTGCCGGCCCGCTCTTTGGCCGGCTGCTGGCGGAGCAAGCCCGTCAGGTGTGGGTGTCGATGGGTCGACCGGCCGAGTTCACCCTCATTGAGCAGGGCGCTCACGACGGTACCTTGGCCCGGGACATTCTAGTCGGTTGTCGGGAGCTGGACGCAGCACTGGCCGAGGCCGTGCGCTACGTCATCGTCGAGCCGGATGCAAAACTCCAAGAAGCCCAACGCAAGACTCTGGCGAGCGAGCCACGGATTTTCTGGGCTGCGGATCACGCCGGCATCCCATCCTCCCCAGCCGCGCTTTTCCTCTGCAATGAGCTGCTGGATGCCTTCCCCGTGCACCGCGTGCGCTGGACTGGCACTGAATGGCGCGAGTTGTGGGTGGGCTTGGCTGCTGGCACCTCTGATTTGGACTTCGTCGAGGGTGCCCTGAGTGATCCGCGACTGGCGACCGCGACCTCCGGCTTGGGCACCGAGTTCCCGGTGGGTTACACCACGGACATCTGCCTGGACGCCGATGCTTGGGTCGAGTCGCTTTCCACCGCTCCCTTTGATGGCGCCGTCCTTCTGCTCGACTATGGGCGGTCGGCGGCAGAGTACTTCGCGCCAGAGCGCATGGACGGCACGCTGCGCCGCTATTATCAGCATCGTACGGACGGCAAGGTCCTGGAAGATCTCGGGGATGCAGACCTCACGGCTGACGTGAACTTCACTTGTGTGGTGCAAGTTGCGGAGAAAATTGGCCTAAATCTTGCCTTATTCATAGAGCAGGGCCGCTTTCTGACTAAGCTCTTCGCCGATACCCTTTCCTCCCGCCCGATGTCCATGGATACCAACAGCAAACGCCAGTTTCAGACCCTGACCCACCCCGGGTTGCTGGGCCGGAATTTCCACGCGCTGCTACTGGCCAAGGGTACACCTGCCTCCCATTTTTCCTCTGCGAGCGAGCAGGAGGCAGCAAGGCGGCGTTTAGGAATGTAA
- the asd gene encoding archaetidylserine decarboxylase (Phosphatidylserine decarboxylase is synthesized as a single chain precursor. Generation of the pyruvoyl active site from a Ser is coupled to cleavage of a Gly-Ser bond between the larger (beta) and smaller (alpha chains). It is an integral membrane protein.) has product MSLPSEPVEFFNRYTGKTETEVIYGEGFLRWAYESKAGRVTLATLVKRKLFSSWYGWRMSTPASRERVLPFIEKYGINRAEMAGEPEYYPTFNAFFARKLKPSARPIAEEPDTIAFPADGRHFAIPDIEASDGIFVKGIPFDLRTLLQDDALAEKFAKGSMIISRLCPVDYHRFHFPCAGVPGEAKLINGPLYSVSPIALRQRPTLLWENKRYLVRLHTEQFGEVLLLEVGATCVGTVKQTYRAGEPVQKGQEMGYFIFGGSCFITIFEPGRVKLSADLLKHSAQQHEVYARMGDVAATLRKPGQEDKEQQSEEELALASKEGAPASSPSSVQEREAIGALQEVGPSGPTAGVGSSDPTEGAAAEI; this is encoded by the coding sequence ATGAGCCTCCCGTCCGAGCCCGTCGAATTTTTTAATCGCTACACCGGGAAGACCGAGACCGAAGTGATTTATGGAGAAGGCTTTTTGCGCTGGGCCTACGAGAGCAAGGCTGGGCGTGTCACGCTGGCCACGCTGGTGAAGCGGAAGCTTTTCTCCTCCTGGTACGGCTGGCGCATGTCCACCCCAGCCAGCCGCGAACGGGTGCTCCCATTCATCGAAAAGTATGGCATCAACCGCGCCGAGATGGCCGGGGAGCCGGAGTACTACCCGACCTTCAACGCCTTCTTCGCACGCAAGCTGAAGCCCTCGGCGCGGCCGATCGCTGAGGAACCGGATACGATTGCCTTCCCTGCGGATGGCCGCCACTTTGCCATTCCTGATATCGAGGCCAGCGATGGCATTTTTGTGAAGGGAATCCCCTTTGATCTCCGCACGCTGCTGCAGGATGACGCACTGGCGGAGAAATTTGCCAAGGGCTCGATGATCATCTCGCGGTTGTGCCCTGTGGATTATCACCGGTTCCACTTCCCTTGCGCCGGCGTGCCCGGTGAAGCGAAGCTGATCAATGGCCCGCTCTACTCGGTAAGCCCCATCGCGCTGCGCCAGCGCCCCACTCTCCTGTGGGAGAACAAACGCTACCTCGTGCGGCTTCACACGGAACAGTTCGGCGAAGTGTTGCTGCTGGAAGTCGGCGCCACCTGCGTGGGCACCGTGAAGCAGACCTACCGTGCCGGTGAGCCCGTGCAGAAGGGGCAGGAGATGGGCTATTTCATCTTCGGCGGATCCTGTTTCATCACCATCTTCGAGCCCGGACGCGTGAAGCTCTCCGCGGATCTTCTCAAACACAGTGCCCAGCAGCATGAGGTCTATGCTCGGATGGGTGACGTCGCAGCCACGCTGAGGAAGCCTGGCCAGGAAGACAAGGAGCAGCAATCGGAGGAAGAGCTAGCGCTGGCATCAAAAGAAGGAGCCCCTGCCAGTTCACCTTCATCTGTTCAAGAGCGCGAAGCCATCGGAGCTCTGCAGGAGGTTGGACCTTCTGGTCCGACAGCGGGCGTTGGGTCTTCCGACCCGACAGAAGGCGCGGCTGCGGAGATTTGA
- a CDS encoding DUF87 domain-containing protein: MEIKPEVYEQPGTFYLGREYDVATKALQDNLVLYDSKDLVTHGVVLGMTGSGKTGLCLALLEEAAMDGIPVLAIDPKGDIANFLLQFPNLQGSEFEPWVNPEDAQKKGQSVTEYAAAQAQMWVKGLGEWGQSADRIKKLREKVDINIFTPGSSAGIPVSILASLAAPPAELIEDAEIFQERVESCSTSLLSLAGVEGDPVQSPQHILLANIFTHCWAKGQDVTLESLVHLVQQPPFEKVGVVAVDDFLSEKKRTEVAMKLNNLIASPSFASWLQGVPLDIQKMLYTPEGKARVSIFSIAHLSDEQRMFFVSLLLNETLGWMRQQSGTTSLRAMLYMDEIFGYLPPTANPPSKKPMMILLKQARAFGLGILLATQNPVDLDYKALSNIGTWFLGRLQTERDKARVLDGLEGAASSQNAKFNRSEMENLLSALGNRIFLMNNVHEDHPVVFSVRWVMTYLRGPLSRNQIKSLVDPKREAFASLMQSSTPKKAAKSGPPPLPKQKKPADEDAGFLPPSSEEEETTEAAPAGSGFRPKLPDPAVEYFQSEGGSSYVPAMLRSATVLFNDAKKKISGRATVTLVNEIDAANAKVNWDKFLDVPRDIDLTKLDRDPDNGASFGDLPSAAQKAATWKAIEKDLTNWVYANYEAEIRYSPLLEAYSNFGESEADFRVRVSQVARELRDKAVEELRAKMMKQAKAIEDKAAKAMQKVETQKAQASSAKWSTAATIGTSLLGALFGRKSSVVSATNVNKVGSIFRESREAASAEGEVERYREELKALDQQLSDETQKIRDQYDPTALTFEVVKLTPMKKNITPNAVGILWVGK; encoded by the coding sequence ATGGAAATCAAACCGGAAGTTTACGAGCAGCCCGGCACCTTCTACCTCGGTCGTGAGTACGACGTCGCGACCAAGGCCCTTCAGGACAATCTCGTCCTGTATGATTCCAAGGACCTCGTGACGCACGGCGTTGTGCTGGGCATGACCGGCTCCGGCAAGACGGGTCTCTGCCTCGCGCTTCTTGAAGAGGCCGCCATGGATGGCATCCCCGTCCTCGCCATCGACCCGAAAGGCGACATCGCGAACTTCCTTCTGCAGTTCCCCAATCTCCAAGGCAGCGAATTCGAGCCGTGGGTAAATCCGGAGGACGCCCAGAAGAAGGGGCAATCCGTCACGGAATACGCCGCCGCCCAGGCCCAAATGTGGGTCAAGGGACTCGGCGAATGGGGCCAGAGCGCCGACCGCATCAAGAAGCTTCGCGAGAAGGTGGATATCAACATCTTCACGCCAGGCAGCAGCGCGGGTATTCCAGTGAGCATCCTTGCTTCCCTCGCGGCACCACCGGCAGAACTCATCGAGGACGCGGAAATCTTCCAGGAGCGCGTGGAGAGCTGTTCCACCAGTCTCCTCAGTCTCGCCGGCGTGGAGGGAGATCCGGTGCAGTCACCGCAACACATCCTCCTCGCGAATATCTTCACTCATTGTTGGGCCAAAGGGCAGGACGTCACGCTCGAAAGCCTGGTGCACCTCGTGCAGCAGCCTCCCTTTGAGAAGGTCGGCGTCGTCGCGGTGGATGACTTCCTCTCCGAGAAGAAGCGCACCGAAGTGGCGATGAAGCTGAACAATCTCATCGCGTCGCCCAGCTTCGCGAGCTGGTTGCAGGGTGTGCCACTGGACATCCAGAAGATGCTCTACACGCCGGAGGGCAAAGCGCGCGTCAGCATCTTCAGCATCGCGCACCTCAGCGACGAGCAGCGCATGTTCTTCGTGAGCCTGCTCTTGAATGAGACGCTCGGCTGGATGCGCCAGCAGTCGGGTACCACGAGCCTTCGCGCCATGCTCTACATGGACGAAATTTTCGGCTATCTCCCTCCCACGGCGAATCCGCCGAGCAAGAAGCCGATGATGATCCTGCTCAAGCAGGCCCGAGCCTTCGGTCTCGGCATCCTACTCGCCACCCAGAACCCCGTAGACCTCGATTACAAGGCGCTGTCCAACATCGGCACCTGGTTTCTCGGACGCCTCCAGACGGAGCGCGACAAGGCCCGCGTGCTCGATGGCCTCGAAGGCGCTGCCAGTTCGCAGAACGCCAAGTTCAACCGCAGTGAGATGGAAAACCTTCTCTCCGCCCTGGGGAACCGCATCTTCCTCATGAACAACGTGCACGAAGATCACCCCGTAGTCTTCAGCGTGCGGTGGGTCATGACGTATCTGCGCGGTCCGCTCTCGCGAAATCAAATCAAGTCACTCGTGGATCCCAAGCGTGAAGCGTTTGCGTCCTTGATGCAGAGCTCGACCCCGAAGAAGGCCGCCAAGTCCGGCCCACCTCCGCTGCCCAAACAAAAGAAGCCGGCGGACGAAGACGCCGGATTTCTCCCGCCCTCCAGTGAGGAAGAGGAAACGACCGAAGCAGCCCCTGCCGGCTCAGGATTCCGTCCGAAACTCCCTGACCCCGCAGTCGAGTACTTCCAGAGCGAAGGTGGATCTTCCTACGTGCCCGCCATGCTGCGCTCGGCGACGGTGCTTTTCAATGATGCGAAAAAGAAGATCAGTGGTCGCGCTACGGTCACGTTGGTGAATGAAATCGACGCGGCCAACGCGAAGGTGAACTGGGACAAGTTCCTGGATGTCCCGCGTGACATCGATCTCACCAAACTGGATCGCGACCCTGACAATGGCGCATCCTTTGGAGATCTCCCCAGTGCTGCGCAAAAAGCAGCCACGTGGAAAGCCATTGAGAAGGATCTCACGAACTGGGTCTACGCGAACTACGAAGCCGAGATCCGCTACAGTCCCTTGTTGGAAGCCTATTCCAACTTCGGCGAAAGCGAGGCTGACTTCCGTGTGCGCGTCTCCCAAGTCGCACGAGAGCTGCGCGACAAAGCAGTGGAAGAATTGCGCGCCAAGATGATGAAGCAGGCCAAGGCCATCGAGGACAAGGCAGCGAAGGCAATGCAGAAGGTGGAGACCCAGAAGGCCCAGGCCAGCAGCGCCAAGTGGAGCACCGCCGCCACGATCGGCACCTCACTTCTAGGCGCCCTCTTCGGCAGAAAGTCGAGCGTCGTCAGCGCTACCAACGTCAACAAAGTCGGCAGCATCTTCCGTGAGTCCCGCGAAGCCGCCTCCGCAGAAGGGGAGGTCGAGCGCTACCGTGAAGAACTCAAGGCCCTCGATCAACAGCTCTCGGATGAAACCCAGAAGATCCGCGACCAATACGACCCCACGGCCCTGACCTTCGAAGTGGTGAAACTCACTCCCATGAAGAAGAACATCACGCCAAACGCGGTGGGGATATTGTGGGTGGGGAAGTAG
- a CDS encoding DUF1552 domain-containing protein: MNAPHIARPFSRRRFLRGAGVTLALPLLECMTPVFSRAAQTAAPRRMLIISNNLGFLPKPFFPTATGSDYELTPTLAPLAEVKREFSIFSGMSHPDVNGGHSAENCFLTAARGPTKSGFRNQISLDQFAVEKLGQLTRFPSLNLGVNIDKANRSLSWTRDGVLLPAEDSATALFRRMFIQGDPEMVKRQLNRLDERGSILDTLREQMGGMNRGLGSEDRARLDQYLTSVREVEERLVTSREWELKPKPVTSQKEPTDIQDKKRIFDKLELMLAMAQLAFESDSTRIVTLMVDAFATPAFNIHGDENTTEGYHGLSHHGQAPDKVKQLEEADRQQMVILASLIQSLASKKEDSSRLLDRTMVLFGSNMGDANKHDNTNLPVILAGGGLKHGQHHAFKHDNNTPLCNLFVTLLQQMGVGVDKFSSSTGTMNALV, from the coding sequence ATGAATGCCCCTCACATCGCCCGGCCCTTCTCCCGCCGTCGTTTTCTTCGCGGCGCCGGAGTGACGCTCGCGCTGCCCTTGCTCGAATGCATGACGCCGGTGTTCAGCCGGGCCGCGCAGACCGCAGCGCCGCGGCGCATGCTGATCATCTCGAACAATCTCGGCTTCCTGCCCAAGCCCTTCTTCCCCACGGCCACGGGGAGCGACTATGAGCTCACGCCCACGCTGGCTCCGCTCGCAGAGGTGAAGCGCGAGTTCAGCATCTTCAGCGGCATGTCGCACCCCGATGTGAATGGAGGACATAGCGCAGAGAACTGCTTTCTCACGGCGGCGCGTGGTCCCACCAAGAGCGGCTTCCGCAATCAGATTTCGCTCGACCAGTTCGCCGTGGAGAAGCTGGGGCAGCTCACGCGCTTTCCTTCGCTGAACCTGGGCGTGAACATCGACAAGGCCAACCGGAGCCTCTCGTGGACGCGCGACGGTGTGTTGCTGCCCGCGGAGGACAGTGCTACGGCGCTGTTCCGCCGCATGTTCATCCAGGGCGATCCCGAGATGGTGAAACGGCAGCTCAATCGTCTCGATGAACGTGGCAGCATTCTGGACACCCTGCGCGAGCAGATGGGTGGCATGAACCGTGGGCTCGGCAGCGAGGATCGCGCGCGCCTGGATCAATACCTCACCTCCGTGCGTGAGGTGGAAGAGAGACTGGTTACCTCCCGCGAATGGGAACTGAAGCCCAAGCCAGTGACTTCGCAGAAGGAACCGACGGACATCCAGGACAAGAAGCGCATCTTCGACAAGCTGGAACTCATGCTGGCCATGGCGCAGCTCGCGTTCGAGTCGGATTCCACGCGCATCGTCACACTCATGGTGGATGCCTTCGCCACACCCGCCTTCAACATCCACGGGGATGAGAACACCACGGAAGGGTACCACGGCCTCAGCCATCACGGTCAGGCGCCAGACAAGGTGAAGCAGCTTGAGGAAGCGGACCGCCAGCAGATGGTGATTCTCGCCAGCCTGATACAGAGCCTGGCTTCCAAGAAGGAAGACTCTTCCCGCCTGTTGGACCGCACCATGGTGCTCTTCGGTAGCAACATGGGAGACGCCAACAAGCACGACAATACGAACCTGCCCGTGATCCTCGCAGGAGGCGGGCTCAAGCATGGGCAGCATCACGCCTTCAAGCACGACAACAACACGCCCCTCTGCAATCTCTTCGTGACGCTCCTGCAGCAGATGGGCGTGGGGGTGGACAAGTTCTCCAGCAGTACGGGGACGATGAATGCGCTGGTGTGA
- a CDS encoding DUF1592 domain-containing protein: protein MISQSCLECHDKEVQKGGLDLTSLPFDLADAAARLRWVRVYDRVQSGEMPPKAEELPAVDRTTLVNSLDAALYEADLADVKAHGRGPMRRLNRDEYEQNLRDVLQLPDLDIRDILPEDREGHHFNKTTAMLDMSRVQLAAYLDAAEVALRAAMVTEAAPPPVLKWRNVGTDLFPGTGTFGNREAMFFARDNKAMEWDRKTENEEIKKAAKDEGIEMALFRSASWPYIGNPKNIVAKHPGRYKVRFSARAVLQQKGFTLLPAKEPVPMTFRSRKPAGADIINEVRDEGGIIDIQPENQVYETIVRLREGESFEYSLLGQPMPLAMNPNGSAPSYRYPPFPEGGQPGIAVQWLEVEGPLPPPNWPPASHRVLFDAYGTEVKPADAEVAAEAKRLLRRFVKLAAREPVSEKDLQMFDALIRQRMEKGASFKEAMLAGYKAFLASGDFIYLREPVSKRDDFALASRLSHFLANTRPDAHLLELASSDKLHDAVTLRAETLRLLEGAGFERFVKSFTDYWLSLRHIRRDDPDIRLFPEYRFDEYLVESMGRETRTFFSAMFRENLPASALVKSDFVFANDRLAKHYGLPAMSGSTLRKVALPAGSPFGGLLTQAAVLKVSSNGTTTSPVVRGAWVTERLIGRTIPPPPTSVPAVEPDIRGAKTIRDLLALHTKSQSCATCHAKFDPVGVALENFDILGGWRGRYRGLEEGERVTGIDRAGHDFSYTLTSPVDSSAKLANGPSFKDVNDLKGILAADSRQLARNVLQQLTVYATGTPVRYSDRREIEALLDGCAADGYRVRDLLLALVQSRIFLGNP, encoded by the coding sequence ATGATTTCGCAGAGTTGCTTGGAATGCCACGACAAGGAAGTGCAGAAGGGTGGTCTGGATCTGACATCGCTGCCGTTTGACCTCGCGGATGCGGCCGCACGGCTTCGTTGGGTACGGGTGTATGACCGGGTGCAGTCGGGCGAGATGCCGCCCAAAGCAGAGGAACTGCCGGCTGTAGATCGAACCACCCTGGTAAACTCACTGGATGCGGCGCTATACGAGGCCGACCTTGCAGACGTCAAAGCCCATGGCCGGGGACCCATGCGGCGGCTGAATCGCGATGAGTACGAGCAGAATCTGCGCGATGTGTTGCAACTCCCAGACCTGGACATCCGGGACATCCTGCCGGAGGACCGCGAAGGGCATCATTTCAATAAGACCACGGCGATGCTGGACATGTCGCGCGTGCAGCTCGCTGCGTATCTGGATGCCGCCGAGGTGGCACTACGAGCCGCCATGGTGACCGAGGCCGCGCCGCCTCCGGTCCTGAAATGGCGCAACGTGGGCACGGATCTGTTCCCCGGCACAGGCACGTTTGGAAATCGCGAGGCGATGTTCTTCGCGCGTGACAACAAGGCCATGGAGTGGGACCGAAAGACAGAGAACGAGGAGATCAAGAAAGCAGCCAAAGACGAAGGCATTGAGATGGCGCTGTTTCGTTCCGCGAGCTGGCCCTACATCGGGAATCCGAAGAACATCGTCGCGAAGCATCCCGGGCGGTACAAGGTGCGCTTCTCCGCACGCGCCGTGTTGCAGCAGAAAGGTTTCACCCTGCTGCCCGCCAAAGAGCCGGTGCCGATGACCTTCCGTTCGCGTAAACCTGCCGGGGCGGACATCATCAATGAAGTGCGGGATGAAGGTGGCATCATCGACATCCAGCCGGAGAACCAGGTTTACGAAACGATCGTCCGGCTGAGGGAAGGGGAGTCGTTTGAGTACAGTCTGCTGGGCCAGCCCATGCCGCTCGCGATGAATCCGAATGGCTCGGCGCCGTCCTATCGCTATCCACCCTTTCCAGAGGGCGGCCAGCCGGGGATTGCGGTGCAATGGCTGGAGGTAGAGGGACCCCTACCGCCACCGAACTGGCCACCGGCATCGCATCGCGTGCTTTTTGATGCCTACGGCACCGAGGTGAAGCCGGCAGATGCTGAGGTGGCAGCAGAGGCCAAGCGCCTGCTGCGGCGCTTTGTGAAGCTCGCCGCACGTGAGCCGGTTTCGGAGAAGGATTTGCAGATGTTTGACGCTCTCATCCGGCAGCGGATGGAAAAGGGTGCTTCCTTCAAGGAGGCCATGCTGGCGGGATACAAGGCCTTCCTGGCATCCGGTGACTTCATCTACCTGCGCGAGCCCGTGTCGAAGAGAGACGACTTTGCGCTTGCTTCGAGGCTGTCTCATTTCCTCGCCAACACGCGACCAGATGCCCACCTGCTGGAACTCGCAAGCAGTGACAAGCTTCATGACGCGGTCACCTTGCGAGCGGAGACGCTGCGTCTTCTCGAAGGCGCCGGGTTTGAGCGTTTCGTGAAGAGCTTCACGGACTACTGGCTAAGCCTGCGACACATCCGGCGCGATGATCCAGACATCCGGCTCTTCCCCGAGTACCGCTTTGATGAATATCTCGTGGAGAGCATGGGTCGCGAGACGCGCACATTTTTCAGTGCAATGTTTCGTGAGAATCTGCCGGCGAGCGCGCTGGTGAAGTCGGACTTCGTCTTCGCGAATGATCGCCTCGCGAAGCACTATGGCCTACCCGCGATGAGTGGATCCACGTTGCGGAAAGTCGCACTGCCTGCAGGGAGCCCCTTTGGTGGGCTGCTTACTCAAGCGGCAGTCTTGAAGGTCAGCTCGAATGGAACCACGACTTCGCCTGTGGTCAGAGGAGCGTGGGTCACCGAGCGACTCATTGGCAGAACGATTCCGCCACCGCCTACAAGTGTGCCCGCCGTGGAGCCAGATATCCGTGGTGCCAAGACCATCCGTGATCTGCTGGCGTTGCATACCAAGTCGCAGTCCTGCGCGACGTGCCACGCCAAGTTCGATCCCGTGGGAGTTGCCTTGGAAAACTTCGACATCCTCGGCGGCTGGCGGGGACGGTATCGTGGCTTGGAAGAAGGTGAGCGCGTCACGGGCATCGATCGCGCCGGTCATGACTTCAGCTACACGCTGACCAGTCCAGTGGACTCCAGTGCCAAGCTCGCAAACGGTCCCAGCTTCAAAGACGTGAATGACTTGAAGGGCATCCTCGCTGCGGATTCACGCCAGCTTGCCCGGAATGTCCTGCAACAATTGACCGTGTATGCCACCGGCACACCCGTGCGCTATTCAGACCGCCGGGAAATCGAAGCCTTGCTGGATGGCTGCGCGGCAGATGGCTACCGCGTGCGTGACCTGCTCCTTGCCCTGGTGCAGAGCCGCATCTTCCTCGGAAACCCTTGA